The DNA segment CTTCCatcaaacagcaaagtgtgtttggcagaacaagatgatgaaaagttggctgaaggtttttgttgggacaatttttgcccaggTCAAGAATTTAtagccaaagagatgtccaaaaacacttcaaatgttaatgcTTTCATTGCAAATGCCTACGATCTAAAGTGTGCCAAAAAGTGCAGAAAAGtaatggaagctgctgaagcaagacgaagaaagcttgaagaagaggaagagagattaaaagctgaagctgaagctgagaaaaagagaagagctgaatttttacgatcaaacagaacagtcaaagaggtttctgaatttgaagtcaaagttgatgcagaacctgtcaaagttcctgaaaaatgcatgaattgtgattctttaatcaagcagaacaatgagttgctgcacaatataaacagattaaaagaatcatatgatacaatgaacagagaaatcaacaaatatactgattcaaacggtgaacaagctgtggcaatgaatacactaaagatagcgtacctgagacagcttgatgatgctaattttcatataaagaaatgtgctgatttggagttgaagttagcaacacaaaagatagaaactgagaaagttagaaagttattagaaagttactcatgttctacttttgttgttgacaggatttatccggttgtggagaatttgaagacgtttgaagaagtgaagacgtccgaagaaaagaaatccgtgacaaaagatgaagttaatgtgaagatttctggtaagaaaccaagtgtgatctacaatagatgtccgcccccggttgaaaatggatattcacctcgaaatccaaattccgaaagagtcgaaaaggcaataaatttacaatgggagtctgggccatcggataacttgccagaaaatattgatgtcacatacacgtcatccgacactgatcatgagtcaaagttgataaaaagtgtggtcgatcaggtgttagataaagatgacagtgaggagtcaaacatggagtccaaacccgagtctaAGTCTGAGTTTgatgcgtcaaagccaacaatcaaaaaggacaaacgggtttatgacaaacaatttttgctatcaaaatctaatttgaatgatgaatcattcaaagtggcatatactttgaaagattctgacaaattatattctgatgatgcttttccaataagaagtgtcagatttgaaatgattcaaaaggttttcaaaattacagaaattaatatttctgaaataaaagatttaaattttatcggaaaacctaaacaatacacttcaagagaacaacaaagaatcaacaagaaaatgggttacaattgtggttatagtttccaaaagaaaccaaaccataatcgtaatttcaaaaagaaaggattaggatttAATCAATCGAacaactataaaaatgaaaaagtttataaatcaaaaactgtgtttgtttcagggaaaacgtcagaggctgagaaagaacaatcattcagaaagcagacaaatcaggaattccttgccaagaagcaagaagaacgaaagaagaatgatgttccaaagaagattgaaaagagaacctgttttcagtgtaaaactgttggtcatgttgctaggaattgtccgaagacattcaagccaaaacaggaagtctctggtaaaatgaaagaaaaggttatcgagaaaactgaactttcaacccgaaagtttactggttttgaaaattcaacttttgaaaaaggagaatgttcaaagagtgctttaaaaagtaaagaaaatgtaaaaaatcaaaaatgggttgtgaaaggttcaggtaacaattctggtgatgaatcggattccacaaaatcagaggagtcacgtgttgagaaaaaggttgaaaaatcagttccaactatgaatgatgaaaattttccaccattgtgtGCTGAAATTTttttgaagaaagttggaaaagtagaaatttcaaatcaattttattctgaaaagaagaaatttgatgttgaaaagactttcaacggaaatgtgaaacgtattTTTGGCAAAATCGTtaatggtaaggccaaaggtgttaaagaattttatgctgccaAAAGAGGGATTCATAAGTccgttaaaagtaaagatgaaaaggttgttgttacacccaaggaaggtcaggcttgggtggatatattttttaaagagtaaaaacctgacttgccggagatcccaagttgataatcgtggatcatgaatcggcatctttcttaatctGTGTTTGAGTAGTTGCAgaacttgccggaactcccagctttgtaagcgaggagtaggaatcggcacattgagaattcaaccaacagatggtaattggttgaaaaacaggtttgaaatgctTAATTGTTAATCCTtcaagtggttgtatgtttgttgttttacaagtggttcaggttgatttctacaagtggttaaatcaaggtcattaacttgaacttgagttaactatcattcataaaATTGGCAAACAATGTGATTATTTGATCCCCaactttacaagtggtaaaatcaacaaaacttattttccggaaaaaccattctgattaaaacaaacttgagtgttttgaaatcattatgggaaaatagtttgttgtgagggggagttctgattgtttatgccaaacggatggagaattgaggcgattcgatattagttgtcatgttctgtatagtttgttttcaattttatttagatgtttttgaattttagggggagtaagaaattttagaaaatccaaaaacatcagaaaatttgaaaaagcaaaaaatatgataaaactgaaaaatgagttttggttgcataaaagaggaaatgatagtacatcagtggactatcacgacatgctaaagatatgtaaagtctaaatgtgataaacaatcttaatgtggatgtgtcagtaggttttcgtacatttagtaaattgtgacgagatataaacctaaatttcaaacttgcttgttctgtgggttaacaacgacttggatatataggtaacccctgaaatcttgtttgaaaggtcccttattctgagatactaggtctttatgctcagtgatatctggggtattatcccgggacttcagctgtatggaagtactgacctagtccccggataatgctttctgcaaaatgcttgaaacacagcaacgccctcagcaagctgatgaaacaataaaattgatagtcactgctgttgtaattaaaagatcctctaaaggggacacaccgaaagtcgaagccgtcatctctttgcgtatacggaagtatcgacctgagctctcacggccctcgcaatttaacccttttacagatatcatctgtggtatactcacctgtaagactgaatattgggatccggatacgggagtatattcaagtagtgggacacaggataagtttaagtatctaagacactaattgcgtatctcgaaacagttgaaaaattgtgtgaaaatttaagtggacaaacatattgacaatctaggtgaattgtttagaacttaaactgaaatcaagcttaacggtattggtgatatgtctcaaagctgatatgatcctcttgcacgaactcacaaaaatattgtctgtaaatatttcatttatgcattttcatgtttttacaagtggtgtcatttactttctttcagaaaatccaaaaagattttagggtgttttagcataaattttttttaaaaatccaaaaaagattttcgacaactggtgttgagaagctgattttcgaagttgaaagtgctaaacatgaagaataGGTTTGGGAAAGAGTATGTGAAGTTGTTAAGTTTACATGATAAGAGCTAGGGAAAGATCCTGAATGTAAATCATTTTTGTAGTTTATTACAAAAAGTTTCTAAAAGTTTGAAGATTTATTCTTTAAAAGAAACTTATgtgtgggtagagattgtgcaggtaattGTGTGTCAGGTGACGATCCTGAACCAGATGAGTGCCTGATCATGATCTTAGAATGAAGGAgagaattccagactacgatcccagcagattgagagggggagtctgaagacatcgtGTAAACattcgagagagaggagtttgttgatgatgaagatagagattGTGGATTCTTGCGatgacaaatacttcagaggaagatcgaagactgataaagactgtaggttgataatcgaagactcgacactgaagactccgtcaacatccgagggggagtttgttggtgcactacgtctgtcgactacgtcttgtatcgagtctagtgttGTATAGGCTAGAACATGGCACGAGAATCAAGAAACATGGTTTagtataggtttcgcttatgtggcaTAGACTAGGTTCTGCTCTTATGTCAATAgtcaggtttcgctcatatggcagtcaggtagtttcgcttatatgtcaggtACGTATGAGTGAAACCATGTGTCCTATATATAGGTCATTCGAGCGAAACCTCAGTAATAGTAGGTAGGTGTTCTCTTCCGGTAAGCCATGAaatgctgccgaagtgttgtcaggactTGTAACCGCATTCAAGATTAATACAAcaatttaaagtgaatccagctgtAATCGCACCAGAACATTAGTTttcgcctcttgttttggataggaattcttctgatcgactcgttaaggctcgaaaacgatcctacaataatCGAACCTTCACAATGAGATTGACCGTGTTATAAGCTGCATTAAATGGTCCTGTTCGAGTAGAACACACAATTTGTTATGTCCTGTCATCATCTATCAActttattgttgttgttgaaagacCGAAAGTCTAACATATAACATGTATACTAAAAATTatggttaggctttagggttaaCACCCGTAAAACAATCTAATATATAAAAACAACAAAATTATAAATTGTTAGTgcaatatctgtctatcgcctccgtcaatctattccgtagcagaaatAGAAGAAACCGAAGAattttaagcttttaggttacaactagttaaaaagggcaaggtggcaaacttgtaaataaggagaaatccttataatccttgtgcctataaatagctcattAAGTTGTAAAGATTAAGATttttggaagacttggagctcatttggagaattagagatctagttgtagagagagaaagtctagagagagaaagtctctctacgtgattcacggCATTGTACACGACGTCATATTAATCGAATCACGTTTtcttgtacgttattgtgtgttcgatcacatacgttcacggattccgcacgtcgaacgtacgttacgcaatcgaacggtgtcgaAACCGGTCCTAACATAAATCTTGAATTTACATTTAATAGTTTGGCCAAAAGTTCCCAAATTACCACTTTACAAACCACAAACCTCCTAAAATGGACCTTACAAAATACTAAAAACAAAGATTGGGATGGTAGATGATCCCACTTAACTTTGATGAAAACACTAAAAACAATCTTGAATGTTTGAACCATTCTATTATGCAAGTGGCAATCATCGAAGCATCAAATCCGAACAACAACCATAAAACCAACACACCATAAtcataaaaaaaccctaaaacgATTGTGTTGTATCAAGTTATGCAAGCATTGAAAAGTTATTCAATTCATAAAAAAACACAATCCGAAGAAAGGCGTAAACCCAGACGTAAACTTAATCGGAACAAAGAATAAAATTGTTATAAATGTTGAAAACAACACAGTTAGGGATGAAGAAACATACCGAAATTGAAGGGGAAGTGGCAACGATCAAAGTATGGCGACAATCATTGGAGCATGGAAGACTTAACATTACCTGAATCAAGAGGAAATTGATGTTGATAGGAAACAATATGAAATACAAATACGTCATACGAATCgcgatttcaaaaaaaaaaaacagcagaAATACATGAAAATTTTGCTTTGTGTGTTGAATATCATAATTTGAAAAACCTTAATCTCTAATGCCGATTTAGGGTTTTGTTTGTGCTCGATTGGAAGGATGTAAAACACAAAATGAACATAAAACATAGTATACATCAACAGACAGATGGAGCGATAGAACATGCAAGATATATGaaattgaaattagggttttaaggATTGATTGAAGAGACGACGTATTGGAGAAGATTTCGACTGATTGAGAATTAATTGGAGTTTCCATATTGAAGAACATGATTGCGCTTTAACAAAATTGCTGAGGAATGAGGAAAAAGGATTTGGCGCTCAATTCACAATTCTCTGCATCAAGACCTATGCCACATCATGGTCAATTGGTCAAAGCTATTTTGCTTTAATATAAAAGATAGATTATAAACGAGCTGATCTCGAGTTTGACAAATTATTAACTAGGGGAGCTTTAGATGTAAAGCTTGCAATGAGCCATGCTCAAGATCTCGTAATGTGTATATTGGGATGAGAAGTTTCGTAGCAAATACCAAACTGTATTGATACCAGGGTGATACCGATCAAACATATATGATACGTCATTCGGTTTTGTATTAATCTCAATTTCGAAATCGATATTATGTGATACTGTACAAGTTCAAGACTTTTAATTGTATTGTACCATATCGGTATTGACCAAACATATACGATACGGTAGGAGTAGGGATCTCATGCGTATCTTTACACCCATTCCtagaaattaaaaaaagaaaattgtCATAAAATATGTAATTGTCTACAAACTATAAGGGTGTGCAATGAACAACATAGTTGATAACAAAAACCAAAACCAGAGAGAACGTAGTGGGCGGCGGCACCACCTGAAAATGGCAACCAGATCAGTAGGTAATTCATGGAAGCAATTATCGTTCAACTTAATCAAGCGAACCTTTAGCACATGTTCTCCTGGTTCAAACCCTAGCACAACAGtatcgaaatctaagaggaagaagaagaagaacttGTTCGAGGTGGCTCACTTTCTTCCTAATTGGGGAATCGGTTTTCATATGGCCAAAACTCACTGGTCTGGTGTTGCTTATCAGATTACAAAGATTAATCTATATAAGGTCTGTGTTCATCATTGAAATTATGTATTCTGTGTGTGTTTGTTGGTTTTAGGGTTTTGAGCTGTTAGTGGTATCAAAGGGGTATTTAGGGTTTCTGGAGTTGTTACATACTTCCAAACAACCAATTACACTTCTAATTCTGCAGATAGGATGCATAATCCAACAAATTATTTCGTTCATTAGACTACTCGGTGTGGAGGAGGGTAGTCCACAAAGGATGCGCTCCGCCACGTAGGATGGGCCtaaatatatatgtgtgtctctgtgtgtgttgtatgtatatgtgtgtgtgagaagaagtGGCAGGGCAAGAATGTCTGCGGGAGGACGATCTCGACGGGGACGGTCCTACGGAAACGGTGTTCCGGGGCGGCGCCTGGGCTCGACGTGGCGGGGACGTCCCCCATATCGTATAGCCTTAGGAATTCGTGGTCGTTCATTTAAAACGTAAATCAACATGTAAACAAACACAAatgcacataaacaaacaaacttaagcGAACTTAGTTGAACAAACATAATAGAACATAAATTTAACCAAGTGTGCCTGTATATAATTTAAACTAGCCccttttatgtatatatattttaatataaatataactaGTTATGTATTTGTTAAGAtttaaatgaacataaacgaatgtAAATAAACGGACtatcacgaacataaatgaacaaacaaaatgtgtgttcatgtttgttcgtttaattaaatcaacaaaaaaaattgtaaatGTTTGTgagtttatttaataaacaaacttcccgccgaacagttcatgaatgtttggttcgtttacaggcctattTGCAGAAATGATGTATATAACATTGCAAAATAAAATGTTAGTCGATTTGTACATAGTTATTCTGCTATCTACTTGTGAAATTGATTTGAATTCTGAGGTTGAAAAGTCAAATTGATTGTAAATTTGTTTGATTTTTCAGGATGGTAAGCATGGGAAGGCTTGGGGAATTGTTCACAAAGATGGTGAGTTGTGAATTGTGATTTCTTTTTAGATAACTGTTACATGTGCTGCATTTGTCCTCTTCATGTGTTCTAAAAACCGCACCACGATTAGGAAATCACATCATCTTATGCAAGGTGACTAGCTTATACGAGGTGAGCACCTCTTTAGGGCTTTCCAGTGAGGCGCTTTTGCACATCGGGGCGCCTCATGTACTGGGATCCTTTCCTCCGTCTTTTTAAGCCCATGTATTTTTAATGAAATAAATGGGTCATTATCGTTAAAGATCAGATGATTTTAAAAGCCCATGTCCTTTAAAACCGTTCTCTTCATCCTTAAATGGGTCAACCTATGACTTTGTACATTTAAAATTCTATGGATCTGATTCCAACTTTATAGTGCAACTTCCCGCTTGCTAAATTTGCTACAAACTTATTACttactaatttttttttgtatggAATCGAAGTACTGGTATCAAATTTTACATGAATAGTTAGGTTGACTTTGACCTCGCAAGTCCTGTTGTGAAATACTTGGTTTTACACGTGCCTAATGTTGATAATTGTGTAGGTGTACCCGCTGCTGATGCTCCAAAGAAAATTAGTGGCGTTCATAAGCGTTGTTGGAAGTACATTCCTAACTCAAAGAAAACCGAACAAATCACATCTCTACCACAACCTGAACCAGAGGTTCAAGCCACATGATGATCTTGAAGGTTCTTGTTTCTTTTTTTTGGTTGGTTGGAACATTTGTTATTTGCCATTTTTAAGAGTACTAGTATTTGATCTGGATCAGGACTAATTGTGTTCTCCATGATCATTTTTACACTTGGGATACTGCTTTTTGTTTAAGCATGCTCAACTTATAGGTTTTGGTGTGGCCCAGTTAATTAGTGTcaactaggggtgtaaacgagccgagcccgagctcacTCTTTTAACTTACAAGAGCCCAAGCTCGGCTCATTTCGAGCTCTATTTCTAAAGCTCAAGGTTGGCACGTATATGATTTATCAACTAGTTTATATACATTTTAATTGTAATGTTCACATATAATATACTATATATTATATACTTATTTTTATCACAGTTTTATAAATAATAGGCTCGCAAGccagctcgggctcgtttattaaACAAGCTCATTTTTAGGCTCGAGTCTGAGCTCAAGTTCGTGTAAGCCCTACCGGATTCAAGCTTTTTAGAGCCTATCTTGAGTTGCTCACAGACGGCTTGGCTCGTTCACACTCCTAGAGTTGGCTTGATGGTACCGTCACATACTTTACAGCATAGATTTTGGGATATCAAAAGGTTGTATTAGAGCTGGCATGATTACACGGTTAGCTTCTAACACTTATTGAAAACATGAACTTACAGTTTAAAAACACATTCTAATCCCAAGAATCATTAGTCGAAACCACTACACATAGTCAAGACATCTTTAAACCGTTCATCGACATGTCTCGCCCTATACTCATAATTGGCCCGAATCAACACCCATGCTAGTGACTCGAGACACCCCACCTCCATCGCGTACACCTTTTTGCAACACGGTCTACGAATCTCCTGGCCTGACAACGCGTAGTTGTATAAACGATCGTTGCACCGTTGTGTTAAAGTCTGCAAGCAACTTCTGAGGTCTCTATAGAAATCCGGGCGTGGTTCCTGGGGCAAATCATGGACTTCCCATGGAGACAACCATTCAGGAGGTTTGTTATAGTcgtaatcataatcataatcgTAATCATCAGAACTCGGGTCAACACCAATAGCAAAATTGTTATTGACTAACAGCAGGGCTAGAAAATATATTAGGCAGATCTTGTGTGCCATATTTTGATTATGATCCAAGTTTTGACTTAGATTTCTGGATATTTGAATGAGTTCTTGAAGTTGTTAAAAGAGTTTGATAGTAGTTAAGTTTGTGGTGGTTAGAAATATTTAAAACTAAAAATGTATTCTTGGATAGAAACACTCTTGCCATTTCTCCCCTAGTCTGACTTTTCACCGCACCTCCTTCCTACAGTCTTAAACTCTAGTTTTAATAGCGTGCCTAGGCGCACTGAAGCGAGTTAGGCAATGGCCGTGAGCGCCTGGCAGATTCTGTGCTTCTTTTGAGATGTACATATAGCTTTTCCGTAGGAATGGGGTGTTCGCGGTCCGGTTTGGACGGTTTTTAAGTCAAACCGTAAGCCAAACCGTTAGTAACGGTGTTTGATAATCGAAAACCAAAACCGAACCGTAGAAAAATGAAACTGAACTGAACCAAACCGAACCGTTACTTACGGTTTGGTTTCGGTTTAACTTCACGGTTTAAACGAAAACAATATCATTGGTCAAAATATAGGTATCTCGTTAATGAAATGTAATCCAAAATACATAACAAAATCAAGAATAATACTATAAAAGGATCATGATCCTACAACTTGAATAATACGAAAAGGATCATAATCCTACAGCTTATTTGCAAATTGCAAACATGGATGCGAAGTTTaaataaggggctgtttggtagcctctgaatggtcattaagaggctacctcttaatggaaccattaagaattttaccaatgagaaggtagaagaatgtgacatgtgatgatttaccattcagatgttacctcttaaccattcagacttgaggctaccattaagaggtagcatctgaatggtcattaagaggctaccaaacaacccctaataCAAGAATTAGTGAATTGGAGTTAACTACTGGGCCTTAATTTCATACAAGCATACAACCCATTTACCTATTtgcctatatattaaaaactgaaTTGAATGAATTATTAAAAACTGAATTGAATGAATAGTGTTCAATGAAtatatcttcctatactaataatttacctatatattaaaaactgaaTTGAATGAACAGTGTTCAATGAAtatatcttcctatactaataaactaGCCTAAGACCCCGCAAGCTTTGCGGGTGGctaaacaccaactaaacacataaaataatttaaacgtaGAAGCGTTAAAGTGTGATTTGTTAAGCCTAATATTTTGAGACAGTTGAGCACATCCCAATAGTACATCTACATATGTTCGTTACAAATTAAGTTTTTGTCAACTAAACCTTCATGATGTTTTcatgatgtcttctttaactccaCTATCGCATTCATCCTCTGACATTAT comes from the Helianthus annuus cultivar XRQ/B chromosome 4, HanXRQr2.0-SUNRISE, whole genome shotgun sequence genome and includes:
- the LOC110936633 gene encoding uncharacterized protein LOC110936633, translating into MATRSVGNSWKQLSFNLIKRTFSTCSPGSNPSTTVSKSKRKKKKNLFEVAHFLPNWGIGFHMAKTHWSGVAYQITKINLYKDGKHGKAWGIVHKDGVPAADAPKKISGVHKRCWKYIPNSKKTEQITSLPQPEPEVQAT